The sequence below is a genomic window from Pseudomonas cannabina.
TGTGCAAACCAGAGCCTGGCTAAAGCGTCTGATGGAAGAAGGTCGCATCGAAAAACAAACCAGACCTGCGCGCTACTTTCTTGCTCCAGAACGTTTATTCGAATAATGAATGCCAGCATAAAGTAACCCGGTGGCACGCCAGGTTACTCAGGAACAAAGATTTAACGTGAATTCGCAGCCGCCACGATCAGCGCTTTCATTTCTGACACTGCCGCCTTGAAGCCAACGAACAACGCATGGGCCACCAGCGCGTGGCCGATGTTCAGTTCGTTGATGCCCTTGATGGCCGCAATCGCTTCGACGTTGTGATAGTGCAGGCCGTGACCGGCGTTGACGATCAGGCCCTGAGCGAGACCGAACGCGACCCCATCGGCCACGCGTTGCAGTTCTTCGGCGACTTCGGCCGGTGTCTGAGCATCGGCATAGCGGCCGGTGTGCAGTTCGATGGCGGGCGCACCCACACGTTTTGATGCCGCGATCTGACGCTCGTCGGCGTCGATGAACAGCGAGACCTCACAACCGATCTTTGCCAGCCGCTCGACTGCGGCTTTGATGCGTGCTTCCTGCCCGGCTACGTCCAGACCGCCTTCGGTGGTCAGCTCCTGACGCGTTTCCGGCACCAGGCAGATATGCGCCGGGCGGATACGTTCGGCAAAGGCGAGCATTTCTTCGGTTACACCCATCTCGAAGTTCATGCGCGTCTGCAGCACATCCTTGAGCAATAGCACATCACGTTCCTGAATGTGTCGACGGTCTTCACGCAGGTGCACGGTGATGCCATCGGCACCCGCCTCTTCGGCGTCCAGCGCAGCTTTCACCGGGTCCGGGTAACGCGTGCCGCGAGCCTGACGCAAGGTGGCCACATGATCGATGTTCACGCCAAGAAGGATACGAGTGCTTTGGGTCACGGTTGTCTCCAGAAAAAGGTACGAACTGATGTTTATCGACTTGATGCTGGCTGTGGAGCATAAAGCCTGATTACGGCTTGCGAAACAGTTCACGACTGACTAAAGGGCGACCGCCCAGATGCACCGCCAGCGCCTGACGCATCAGACGCTTGGCAGCAGACAACGCGCCCGGCGTGCTCCAGTCGGCCTCCGCCATGGCCAGCAGCTCGACGCCTTGAAACAAGCCTGGCTGTAACAGATGGACACGCTCGAGCCCTGCGTCCACTTGCAGACGGTACATGCCGTCTGCTGCCAATGGTTCGCCATTGATGTCCGTGTCCATGGCAAAACCGTAGCCGAGATCGTCTAGCAATCGCCATTCGAAAGAGCGCAGCAACGGTTCCAGCGGACGCCCCGCGGCCAGCGCCAGCAAGGTGGCGGCATAGTGATCGAATACCGCAGGGTGCGGATCTTCGGCGGGCAACAGGCGAATCAGCAGTTCGTTGAGGTACATGCCGCTGAACAGCGCTTCACCGGTCATCCAGGTGGCCACACCTGCGCTTTCCATGCGACCGACGTTCTTCAGTTCGCCACGCCCGCGAAACTCGACTTCCAGCGGCACGAAAGGACGCGCCAGCGAACCGGCCTTGCCTTTGGCGCTGCGCAACACGGCTCGAAAAAGCCCTTGCGGCGTGAGGAAGTCGACCAGCGCGCTGTTTTCGCGATAGGCACGGCTATGCAGCACATAAGCAGGTTGGCCGGTGGGCGTGCTCATCAGGCGGGCTCGAAAGAAAAGGGTTCGCCCGACCGCAAAGAAGTCGGGCGAAAGGACAGCTTAGAGGTCGCCGTAACCCAGCGAGCGCAGCGCACGCTCATCATCGGACCAGCCACCCTTGACCTTGACCCACAGGTTGAGCATGACTTTGGAGTCGAACAGCAGCTCCATGTCGCGACGGGCATCACTGCCGATGCGCTTGATGCGATCGCCCTTGTCGCCAATGATGATCTTCTTCTGACCATCACGTTCGACGAGGATCAGCGCGTGGATATGCAGCGTGCGGCCCTGCTGCTTGAACTCTTCGATTTCGACGGTGATCTGGTACGGAAGCTCGGCACCCAACTGGCGCATGATCTTCTCGCGGACCAGTTCGGCAGCCAGGAAACGACTGCTGCGGTCGGTGATCTGGTCTTCCGGGAAGAAGTGCTCGTTCTCCGGCAGATGGGACGCGATCAGGCTTTCCAGCGCTTCAAGGTTGTGCCCGTGCTGCGCGGAAATCGGCACGATAGAGGCATTTGGCAACTGGCCTTGCAGCCACTCCAGATGCGGCATCAGATCGCTTTTGTCTTCGATGCGGTCGGTTTTGTTGATCGCCAGAATGACCGGACCCTGCACGTACTGCACGCGTTCCAGAACCATCTGGTCTTCGTCGGTCCAGCGAGTACGGTCGACCACGAAGATCACCACGTCGACGTCTTTCAAGGCCGCCGACGCGGTCTTGTTCATGTAGCGGTTGAGCGCTTTTTCGCCATTCTTGTGCATGCCGGGGGTATCGACATAGACCGCCTGCACGGCGCCCTCGGTCTTGATGCCCAGCATGTTATGACGCGTGGTCTGCGGCTTGCGCGAGGTGATCGCCAGCTTCTGACCCAGAATATGGTTGAGCAGCGTGGACTTGCCTACGTTAGGGCGGCCGACGATGGCAACATAGCCACAGCGAGTTGCGGTTGTATCAGTCATGACCGTTCTCCACGCCCAGGGCAATGAGTGCGGCTGCTGCGGCTACCTGTTCGGCAATCCGGCGGCTGACACCCTGTCCTCGGCTCTTTTCATTCAAAAGGTTGATCTCGCATTCGACGAAAAACGTCCGGCAATGCGGTTCGCCCTGAATATCCACCACTTCGTAACGCGGCAGATCGCAGGCGCGCGACTGAAGGAATTCCTGCAGTCGGGTTTTCGGGTCCTTGTTGGTGTCCACCAGCGTCAGGCTGTCGAACTCGGTGGTCAGCCAGGCCAGCACACGTTCGCGGGCCGCTTCCATGCCGGCATCGAGATAGATCGCACCGATCAGCGCTTCCAGTGCGTCAGCCAGAATGGACTCACGACGGAAACCGCCGCTTTTCAGCTCGCCGGAGCCCAGACGCAGGTATTCGCCCAGATCGAAACCACGCGCCAGCAGCGCCAGGGTTTCGCCTTTCACCAACCGCGCACGCAAGCGTGACAACTGACCTTCGCGGGCCTGCGGAAAGCGTTCGAACAGCGCCTCGCCGGCGACGAAGTTGAGTATGGCATCGCCGAGGAATTCCAGACGCTCATTGTTGCGACCCGCAAAGCTGCGGTGGGTCAGCGCCAGGACCATCAGCTCCTGATCCTTGAAGGTGTAGCCGAGCTGACGCTCCAGGCGGCTCAGGGATACGCTCACGGTTTACCCACGCTGAATTGCTTGTCGAACTTCAACACCAGATCGATGTTCTGGAACCACGGCTCACGCTGCTCATAATTCAAATGGGCTTTGAACGCGTTGTTCTCCACCGTCACTTTCAACGCCTTGTTCAAATCTATATCCCGAATGCTGTTGACCTGCATGTTCTTACCGACATAACCGTAAAATTCGTCGACCGTGGTGATGTCCAGGGTCTTGTTGGTGTCGACTGTTTCGATGATGTTCGTCATCGTCCTGTAGTCGAGGTAATGGGGGACGAGCTTGAAGGCCGTGGTGGTCGCAAAGGCAACCAACATCAGAACCAGCAGCCATCCCACCAGCGAAAAACCTTTTTGAGAAGTAGAAAACTTCATGCTCGACCTCAAACGTGCGCAGCCTGCCCGATCGGGCCGGCTCATCGTTCAGAGGCGCTTCCCGTCAGCCGAAATGACAAACGGCGCTGCCCCAGGCAGCGCCGCATCGATTACTTGATCAACCCTACGCGTGCGAAGTTGGGGAAGTGGCTGAGCTTCGGCTCTGGCCAGCTCATCCACACCGCAAAGGCTTTGCCGACGATGTTCTTGTCTGGAACCATGCCCAGCTCGTCCTTCGGAATGTTAGGGTCATCCCAGTAACGGCTGTCATTGGAGTTGTCGCGATTGTCACCCATCATGAAGTAGTGAGCGGCAGGTACTGTCCATTCACTGTCAGGCGGAGCACGGTAACGGGTCATTTCCTGACGGATCTGATGCTCGACTGCACCCAGTTGCTCTTCATACAACTCCGCGCTGCCCAGCGTACCCGGCTCAGTGCCGATCAGCTTCTTGGCAACCAGCTCGCCATTGATGAACAGGCGCTTGTCGCTGGTATAACGGATGCGATCACCGGGCAGCCCGACGACACGCTTGATGTAATTGACGCTCGGATCGCTCGGGTAGCGGAACACCATCACATCGCCACGCTGCGGGTCACCGATCTCGATCACTTTCTGGTCCAGGACCGGCAGGCGGATGCCATACGCGAACTTGTTGACCAGAATGAAATCGCCTACATCCAGCGTCGGCTTCATGGAGCCCGAAGGAATCTGGAACGGCTCGACCAGAAACGAACGAAGCACCAGCACGATGAACAGCACCGGAAAGAACGATTTGCCGTATTCAACCAGCAAAGGCTCCTTGTTCAATCGCTCGACGACAGCAATGTCAGGTTCACCGACGCTGCCCTGATAATTCGAAATGGCCGCCCGGCGACGAGGCGCCAGGACAATCAGGTCGATCAGTGCAAGCACGCCACAGACGAACACAGCGATGACCAACAACAGCGGGAAATTTAGTGACATAGGACCTGACTATTCCAACCTGAGCACTGCAAGGAAGGCTTCCTGTGGAATTTCCACGTTGCCGACCTGCTTCATGCGTTTCTTACCGGCCTTTTGCTTCTCCAGCAATTTACGCTTGCGGCTGACGTCACCGCCGTAGCATTTGGCCAATACGTTCTTTCTAAGCGCCTTGACGGTTGTCCGCGCCACAATCTGACCGCCGATGGCCGCCTGAATTGCCACGTCGAACATCTGCCGAGGAATCAGCTCTTTCATCTTCTCGGTCAACGCACGCCCTTTGTAGTGGGCGTTGTCGCGGTGAACGATCAGTGCCAGGGCATCGACCTTCTCGGCGTTGATCAACACGTCGAGCTTGACCAGGTTGGCTGACTGGTAACGATCGAAATGATAGTCCAGCGAAGCATAACCGCGGCTGACAGACTTGAGACGGTCGAAGAAGTCGAGGACCACTTCATTCATCGGCAAATCGTAGCTCACCTGTACCTGGGTGCCGAGGAACAGCATGTCGTGCTGAACGCCACGCTTTTCGATGCACAGGGTAATGACGTTGCCCAGGTGCTCCTGCGGCACAAGAATATTTGCCCGAACAATGGGTTCGCGCATGTCTTCGATGGCCGACAGGTCAGGCAGCTTGGATGGGTTGTCGACGTAGATGGTCTCGCCGGTCTTCAACAGCAATTCAAAGATTACGGTTGGCGCGGTGGTGATCAGGTCGAGGTTGTACTCACGCTCCAGGCGCTCCTGGATGATCTCCATGTGCAGCATGCCGAGGAAACCACAACGGAAACCGAAGCCCAGTGCGTCGGAGCTTTCCGGCAAATACTGCAGCGAGGAGTCGTTCAGCGTCAGCTTTTGCAGGGCTTCGCGGAAGTCTTCGAAGTCGTCCGAACTGACCGGAAACAGACCGGCATAGACTTGCGGCTGAATGCGCTTGAAACCCGGCAGCACGTCTACGTCAGGGGTGGTGCTCAGGGTCAGGGTGTCACCCACCGGCGCACCGTGAATGTCCTTGATGCCGGCAATGATGAAGCCCACTTCACCGGCTTTCAGATCAACGGTGGCTATGTGCTTGGGATTGAACACACCCACGCTGTCGACCAGGTGCATCTTGCCGGTGGACTTGACGAGGATCTTGTCGCCCTTGCGCACGCGGCCATGGCGTACACGCACCAGCGACACAACGCCCAGGTAATTGTCGAACCATGAGTCGATGATCAGCGCCTGCAACGGCGCTTCGATGTCGCCGGTCGGTGGCGGGATGGTCGCTACCAGACGCTCGAGGACTTCGTCGACACCCATGCCGCTCTTGGCGCTGCACGCGACGGCGTCAGTGGCATCGATGCCGATGATCTTCTCGATCTCTTCCTTGACGCGGTCCGGATCGGCCTGCGGCAAATCCATCTTGTTCAGAACCGGCATGACCTCCAGGCCCTGCTCGATGGCGGTGTAGCAGTTGGCAACCGACTGGGCCTCAACGCCCTGACCGGCATCGACCACCAGCAACGCACCTTCGCACGCAGCCAGGGAACGGCTGACTTCATAGGTGAAGTCGACGTGCCCCGGGGTGTCAATGAAGTTCAGTTGGTAGGTGATACCGTCTTTGGCCTTGTAATACAGGGTAACGCTATGGGCCTTGATGGTGATCCCGCGCTCGCGCTCGAGGTCCATGGAGTCGAGCACCTGCGCTTCCATTTCGCGCTCGGACAGGCCGCCGCACATTTGAATGAAGCGATCGGCCAGCGTCGACTTGCCATGGTCAATGTGGGCGATGATGGAGAAATTGCGGATATGACTCAAATCACTCACGGATCAACACTCAAAAAGGTTGCAGGCAGATTGCCCGCCGAAAAATAGCCGGGAATTGTACCTGAACTAAGCAAGAGGCGTCACGCTTACAGGCATCCGGATCGGTGCCGGGCAAACAGTCAGCCACAAAAAAGGGTGGCCGCAGCCACCCTTCCCGGCCAAATCAGCCCGTTACTCGGACAGCTTGAAGGTAATGAAGGTCGCACGGCCCTGGCGCAAAACACGCATCGAGACGGAACGATCCTTGGGCAGGCTTTTCGCAACTTCGGTGAACTGCTTGCCGGAGATGATCGCCTGATTGTTCAGGTGAGTGATCACATCACCCGGTTGCAGGCCGATCAGCGCTGCCGGACCACCGGAGACTTCTTTGATGGCCACGCCACCTTTGATGTCCAGAGTCTTTTTCTGCTCGGCGGTCAGCTCGATCACCGATACGCCCAGACGATTGCTGCTGCGCTCGGCACCGGAACCTGAAATGTCGCCCATCTCCTGACCTTCATCCGGCAATGCGCCGACAGTCACGGTCAGTTTCTGACGCTTGCCGTCACGAATTACTTCGAGTTCGGCTTTGCTGCCGTCCTTGAGGTTACCGATCAAGTGCGGCAGGTCAGCCGACATAATGATTGGCTGGCCGTTGGCGCTGAGAATCACGTCACCGACCTGCAAACCACCCTTGGCCGCCGGGCCATCTTCCAGAACCTGGGCAACCAGCGCACCGGCAGGTTTGTCCAGCCCGAACGATTCGGCCAGGTCCTTGTTCACTTCCTGAATGACCACACCCAGCCAGCCGCGGCTGACTTTGCCATTGGCCTTGAGCTGGTTGGCAACGTCCATAGCGACGTCAATCGGGATTGCGAACGACAGGCCCATGAAGCCGCCGGAACGGGTGAAGATCTGCGAGTTGATCCCAACCACCTCGCCCGCCATGTTGAACAACGGGCCGCCCGAGTTACCCGGGTTGATCGCCACGTCGGTCTGGATGAACGGCACGTAAGTGTCATTCGGCAGACTGCGGCCCTTGGCACTGACGATGCCTTTAGTCACCGAATGATCAAAGCCGAAAGGCGAACCGATGGCCAACACCCACTCACCCACTTTGAGCGTGTTGGAATTGCCCAGCTTGGCGGTTGGCAGGTCTTTGCCCTCGATTTTCAGCACGGCCACGTCAGTGCGCGGATCAGTACCGACCAGCTTGGCTTTCAATTCACTGCG
It includes:
- the pdxJ gene encoding pyridoxine 5'-phosphate synthase, which translates into the protein MTQSTRILLGVNIDHVATLRQARGTRYPDPVKAALDAEEAGADGITVHLREDRRHIQERDVLLLKDVLQTRMNFEMGVTEEMLAFAERIRPAHICLVPETRQELTTEGGLDVAGQEARIKAAVERLAKIGCEVSLFIDADERQIAASKRVGAPAIELHTGRYADAQTPAEVAEELQRVADGVAFGLAQGLIVNAGHGLHYHNVEAIAAIKGINELNIGHALVAHALFVGFKAAVSEMKALIVAAANSR
- the recO gene encoding DNA repair protein RecO, coding for MSTPTGQPAYVLHSRAYRENSALVDFLTPQGLFRAVLRSAKGKAGSLARPFVPLEVEFRGRGELKNVGRMESAGVATWMTGEALFSGMYLNELLIRLLPAEDPHPAVFDHYAATLLALAAGRPLEPLLRSFEWRLLDDLGYGFAMDTDINGEPLAADGMYRLQVDAGLERVHLLQPGLFQGVELLAMAEADWSTPGALSAAKRLMRQALAVHLGGRPLVSRELFRKP
- the era gene encoding GTPase Era, encoding MTDTTATRCGYVAIVGRPNVGKSTLLNHILGQKLAITSRKPQTTRHNMLGIKTEGAVQAVYVDTPGMHKNGEKALNRYMNKTASAALKDVDVVIFVVDRTRWTDEDQMVLERVQYVQGPVILAINKTDRIEDKSDLMPHLEWLQGQLPNASIVPISAQHGHNLEALESLIASHLPENEHFFPEDQITDRSSRFLAAELVREKIMRQLGAELPYQITVEIEEFKQQGRTLHIHALILVERDGQKKIIIGDKGDRIKRIGSDARRDMELLFDSKVMLNLWVKVKGGWSDDERALRSLGYGDL
- the rnc gene encoding ribonuclease III; the encoded protein is MSVSLSRLERQLGYTFKDQELMVLALTHRSFAGRNNERLEFLGDAILNFVAGEALFERFPQAREGQLSRLRARLVKGETLALLARGFDLGEYLRLGSGELKSGGFRRESILADALEALIGAIYLDAGMEAARERVLAWLTTEFDSLTLVDTNKDPKTRLQEFLQSRACDLPRYEVVDIQGEPHCRTFFVECEINLLNEKSRGQGVSRRIAEQVAAAAALIALGVENGHD
- a CDS encoding DUF4845 domain-containing protein, with translation MKFSTSQKGFSLVGWLLVLMLVAFATTTAFKLVPHYLDYRTMTNIIETVDTNKTLDITTVDEFYGYVGKNMQVNSIRDIDLNKALKVTVENNAFKAHLNYEQREPWFQNIDLVLKFDKQFSVGKP
- the lepB gene encoding signal peptidase I, which produces MSLNFPLLLVIAVFVCGVLALIDLIVLAPRRRAAISNYQGSVGEPDIAVVERLNKEPLLVEYGKSFFPVLFIVLVLRSFLVEPFQIPSGSMKPTLDVGDFILVNKFAYGIRLPVLDQKVIEIGDPQRGDVMVFRYPSDPSVNYIKRVVGLPGDRIRYTSDKRLFINGELVAKKLIGTEPGTLGSAELYEEQLGAVEHQIRQEMTRYRAPPDSEWTVPAAHYFMMGDNRDNSNDSRYWDDPNIPKDELGMVPDKNIVGKAFAVWMSWPEPKLSHFPNFARVGLIK
- the lepA gene encoding translation elongation factor 4, whose protein sequence is MSDLSHIRNFSIIAHIDHGKSTLADRFIQMCGGLSEREMEAQVLDSMDLERERGITIKAHSVTLYYKAKDGITYQLNFIDTPGHVDFTYEVSRSLAACEGALLVVDAGQGVEAQSVANCYTAIEQGLEVMPVLNKMDLPQADPDRVKEEIEKIIGIDATDAVACSAKSGMGVDEVLERLVATIPPPTGDIEAPLQALIIDSWFDNYLGVVSLVRVRHGRVRKGDKILVKSTGKMHLVDSVGVFNPKHIATVDLKAGEVGFIIAGIKDIHGAPVGDTLTLSTTPDVDVLPGFKRIQPQVYAGLFPVSSDDFEDFREALQKLTLNDSSLQYLPESSDALGFGFRCGFLGMLHMEIIQERLEREYNLDLITTAPTVIFELLLKTGETIYVDNPSKLPDLSAIEDMREPIVRANILVPQEHLGNVITLCIEKRGVQHDMLFLGTQVQVSYDLPMNEVVLDFFDRLKSVSRGYASLDYHFDRYQSANLVKLDVLINAEKVDALALIVHRDNAHYKGRALTEKMKELIPRQMFDVAIQAAIGGQIVARTTVKALRKNVLAKCYGGDVSRKRKLLEKQKAGKKRMKQVGNVEIPQEAFLAVLRLE
- a CDS encoding DegQ family serine endoprotease, producing MKSYFSLIAAVLMLGQVAAAQAENLPDFTGLVEQASPAVVNISTRQKLPDRAVANQQMPDMEGLPPMLREFLERSMPPGSRAPGKGDRQREAQSLGSGFIISSDGYVLTNNHVIDGADEILVRLSDRSELKAKLVGTDPRTDVAVLKIEGKDLPTAKLGNSNTLKVGEWVLAIGSPFGFDHSVTKGIVSAKGRSLPNDTYVPFIQTDVAINPGNSGGPLFNMAGEVVGINSQIFTRSGGFMGLSFAIPIDVAMDVANQLKANGKVSRGWLGVVIQEVNKDLAESFGLDKPAGALVAQVLEDGPAAKGGLQVGDVILSANGQPIIMSADLPHLIGNLKDGSKAELEVIRDGKRQKLTVTVGALPDEGQEMGDISGSGAERSSNRLGVSVIELTAEQKKTLDIKGGVAIKEVSGGPAALIGLQPGDVITHLNNQAIISGKQFTEVAKSLPKDRSVSMRVLRQGRATFITFKLSE